A region from the Hydra vulgaris chromosome 08, alternate assembly HydraT2T_AEP genome encodes:
- the LOC136083195 gene encoding uncharacterized protein LOC136083195, whose amino-acid sequence MPGKNCAFPGCGVSCSRKYKGISIFQIPMRNDEFHSNWRKEIVNVLFKYRVADKELKDRVAVGKFYICERHFSSDDIELTKNKRKTLKLLAILTKNLPKKSHEKSQHPGRKHQHIVQDRASDKILNSKCYKSFLEFKNRANKLKLTDNWMVTHHEKTTSFKKFTKPFLVPTYEIIVDESLVYSCVVLGWVLQSDHYFIKQYLGSVKNVFISDLITEIENFKVCLGLTNITSSELICHYVSTEISSTGLQAGLSVHKHYLRPKNCDILCSLLSENNICSKCSNFEKKFYKQLAQKNKTSTVPAKKNAPLKSTHPNKIILALKEKRLECKELTKTIEKIKNEIVSKSIAVPSNISDEVFEIMRLDNNEVSPFMKMLWKQQQNFFSNSTSKMRYHPMIIRFCLSLAMKSASAYDELRSAKILKFPSLRTLRDYKNAIKPCVGFNTSVIDELLHKTSNLIGYQRFVCLSFDEIKIQEDLVFDKFTNELIGYVDLGDPNINYSTFPNSSALATHALIYYLRGITSDLKFSLAYFATKGVTSNQLMMTFWKAVSILELTCDLYVIAAVSDGASTNRKFYRIHKMMDGLVDNEVTYRTVNLFANDRFIWFFADAPHLIKTLRNCLYHSGLSGTFTRHMWNGNDIIWYHFKKLYNDELERSLKLIPKLTSDHFNLTSFSVMNVRLATQVLSETVSNVIESYYPAYMHKTAELCKFADKFFDCMNVRNHSECLTKRKPFLEPYKNVNDERFTWLKENFLNYLNIWKENVSKRVGDFSNDERERMFLSSQTYEGLRITSYSLIEVTKYLLNTGMPYVLSERFNQVVLEEHFGRHRSLGRRNDNPTIHQFGYQSNTLRMQRSVVPVTGNTKGAHKTKRVPSRTIVDETPLKKR is encoded by the exons ATGCCAGGAAAGAACTGCGCTTTCCCTGGATGCGGAGTTTCTTGTTCTCGTAAATATAAAGGAATTAGCATATTTCAAATTCCGATGAGAAATGATGAATTTCATTCAAACTGGAGAAAAGAAATagttaatgttttgtttaaatatcgTGTTGCAGATAAAGAGTTGAAAGATCGAGTAGCTGTAGGAAAATTTTACATTTGCGAAAGACATTTTTCTTCAGATGATATTGAATTAACAA agaacaaaagaaaaactttaaagctACTTGCAATACTAACTAAAAACTTACCGAAAAAATCTCACGAGAAATCACAACATCCAGGACGTAAACATCAACACATTGTACAAGACAGGGCAagtgataaaattttaaactcaaaatgCTACAAAAGTTTCTTGGAATTTAAAAATAGAGCAAATAAACTCAAATTAACAGATAATTGGATGGTAACTCATCATGAGAAAACAAcatcattcaaaaaatttacaaagccTTTCTTGGTTCCTACTTATGAAATCATTGTTGATGAATCTTTAGTTTATAGTTGCGTTGTCCTTGGTTGGGTCCTTCAGAGTgaccattattttataaaacaatatttaggaagtgtaaaaaatgtgtttatctCTGACTTAATAACTGAAATAGAGAATTTTAAAGTATGCCTTGGATTAACAAATATTACCTCAAGTGAACTTATATGTCATTATGTTTCAACTGAAATTAGTTCAACTGGCTTGCAAGCAGGACTCTCAGTCCACAAGCATTATTTAAGACCTAAAAATTGTGACAtcctttgttctttattgtcagaaaataatatttgtagCAAATGTTctaactttgaaaaaaagttttacaaacagttagcacaaaaaaacaaaacctcAACTGTTCCTGCAAAAAAGAATGCTCCTTTAAAAAGCACTCATccaaacaaaattatattagccttaaaagaaaaaagactcGAATGCAaggaattaacaaaaacaatagaaaaaataaaaaatgaaattgtatcAAAATCAATAGCTGTGCCATCTAACATTAGTGATGAAGTATTTGAAATTATGAGATTAGATAATAATGAAGTATCCCCATTTATGAAAATGTTATGGaagcaacaacaaaattttttttctaattcaactTCAAAGATGAGATATCATCCAATGATAATTAGGTTTTGTTTATCATTAGCAATGAAGTCTGCATCTGCTTACGATGAATTGCGATCtgccaaaatattaaaatttccaagTCTCAGAACACTTAGAGATTACAAAAATGCCATAAAACCTTGTGTGGGTTTTAATACTTCAGTCATAGATGAACTTCTGCATAAAACTTCTAATCTAATTGGTTACCAGAGATTTGTTTGTCTTTCTTTTGATGAAATCAAGATTCAAGAGGACTTAGTTTTTGACAAATTTACAAATGAACTTATTGGATATGTAGACCTTGGCGATCCAAATATCAACTACAGTACTTTTCCAAATTCAAGTGCACTTGCAACTCATGCTCTTATTTATTACCTAAGAGGCATAACAtctgatttaaaatttagtcTAGCATATTTTGCTACAAAAGGTGTTACATCAAATCAGCTTATGATGACCTTTTGGAAAGCTGTTTCAATTCTTGAGTTAACATGTGATCTTTATGTCATTGCAGCAGTTTCAGATGGGGCATCTACCAACCGAAAGTTTTATCGAATACATAAAATGATGGATGGGTTGGTTGATAATGAAGTAACATATCGTACAGTAAATCTATTTGCAAATGATagatttatttggttttttgctGATGCACCTCACCTTATAAAAACTTTGAGAAATTGCCTTTACCATTCAG gcTTAAGTGGAACTTTTACACGCCATATGTGGAATGGAAATGATATTATTTggtatcattttaaaaaactatataacgATGAACTTGAGCGTAGTTTAAAACTTATTCCAAAACTTACGTCTGATCATTTTAACTTGACATCATTTTCTGTAATGAATGTTCGATTGGCTACCCAAGTATTAAGTGAAACAGTGTCTAATGTCATTGAAAGTTATTACCCTGCTTATATGCATAAAACTGCAGAGTTGTGCAAGTTTgctgataaattttttgattgtatGAATGTACGAAACCATTCAGAATGTTTAACAAAGCGTAAGCCATTTTTAGAaccatataaaaatgttaacgATGAGCGATTTACAtggttaaaagaaaattttctaaattatttaaacatttggaAAGAAAATGTTTCTAAACGTGTTGGCGACTTCTCAAATGATGAACGAGAGAGAATGTTTTTGTCTTCCCAAACATATGAAGGCCTTAGAATTACTTCATATTCTCTTATTGAGGTaacaaaatacttattaaatacTGGAATGCCTTATGTTCTTAGTGAGCGTTTCAATCAAGTTGTTTTAGAGGAACATTTTGGAAGACATCGTAGTTTAGGAAGAAGAAATGATAATCCTACAATACATCAGTTTGGTTATCAGTCAAATACATTGAGAATGCAGCGCTCAGTTGTGCCTGTTACTGGTAACACAAAAGGTGCTCATAAAACAAAACGCGTACCATCTAGGACAATTGTTGATGAAACTCCACTTAAGAAACgttaa